The Zea mays cultivar B73 chromosome 7, Zm-B73-REFERENCE-NAM-5.0, whole genome shotgun sequence DNA segment cgagatcttggaatttcgttgccatccatgtcctttaatctggactttttgttgcttcgacggttttttaataattcgaaggttCACCTTGTTGCCACGAGTTCTTAAGCTTgagcaacttaagcctgtggagaagatAGGTTTTGCTCTTAATCGACCATGAAACTATTATATGAAAACTGAAATATTCTTTATTTCACAGAAAATAGAATTTAAACGGAAAAAATtgttatcaaggtaggatatttgtcaataaatgtgcttcgactctggcacagtactgttgactgtgcgagcttcagattgcTCTCTGAGATCCCTTTGGTGCGaaacatattggctcccttctggctgttgaactTGTTGCAGCAGAAGTGGAGGCGAGGGCCGTTGTCATGAAGCttgagattgacttgccgaagctacagaaactgcaggatggttgcccacatatttcgGGATGTAAGGCTGAtggtatgaagcagtatgcatgacctgcttcggctgtccctgttgcgctgcagcttctgctagctCTTTTTGTTTttggatggtgacgtggcacatcctggtggtatggcccttgttctcaccacagaataagcaaaatgtccttcttggttgatcttcaacccttccgccgaagcccctagcgcctctgcctcttggagctggtggccgaaagaaagtttgctgttgccccgaagcctgtgagaagCACTGCGGCCTACtctgctggctccccttatcatcatttttgaGTGTTGTGgaaggacctgacatgcctcggatagaatcttcccccgaagcccctggtcatctcaaagAATCtgaaggcttcctcccttctttggcgaaagtcattatcagcacgaatgtactcgtccattttttggagcagcttctccagagcctgaggaggcttcctagcaaagtattgggttgcaggtccaggacgaagccccttgatcatggcttcggtgCCATAGCGATGGTCTATAGCTTTTttgggcggcatgacgaaggtgatgtttgccgaagctcaagaaatggaagtgagttcaccggaggtgggcgccaatgttggggacttgttctcaaatgctaagaattaagaacaaggcaacacaaaaaatgttaagtgttaaggtccttcgtcctccataacgatatatcccttcgggatataaagcatctcggacgaaggttacgaaggacataccttcataagcataacaacgaagaatgaagcattcacataaatcatagaatatgaaataaacatttaaatattgtcatagaattatccctacttgtattaatgaatataaatgactttgaattacaaatgtaccttcggtcctgcggaaggcaaaagtacaagcgtgatgcgaaagcaaatgacaggttcacgtgaacagtacagaggtactgttcatctatttataggcacaggtcgcagcctgtgacaaattacaattatgccccttgcgaaagtttacagcattgactcagacctatatgtataaaaaggtcattctatctctatgtcggtttaaaacgccgaagctccatgaaaagggaccttcggccatctcttggagacgacttcagccgaagctgcttcttcgtgtgagaccttcggcgcaccgaagcacgaccccaacattaATTTTTCACACAATACTCTGTGTACAACCACAATTTAGTTCAATATATATAATTTTTAAGACACATCGTTTGTCTATTGTGTACAAGTATCAATTTGCACACATTTTACACAGCGATCTGTTCAGTACACACAGAAACATATTTGTTGTTGTCACACAGTATAAACGGTACACATAGTTCTCAAACACACCAAGGTTCACAGAATATTCGAACAAACATGTTCACAGACAGCCATTTGCATTAAGCAAACCAGAATGTATGGGCAAGGGTTGACAACAGGGATATCATCACAAGGGAGGAGATCAAGGAAAAGCTCGTGCAAGCATCAGAGGAGGATCCTCTTAGGCGAACTTGATCAAACTTTTGAATATGGTAGACGAAGAAGTGAAGAACAGTGTTCCAGTATTTAGACTCAGGTGAGGCGTAAAGTTTTGGTGTGATATTGTAGGGTTTGGTTATGTGACTAATCATTTGCATTGTCAGTATCTAAATATGTGTAACCCATAAAGCCCTTCTTTCATAATTTGGAGGTGATCATGCCTGTCCAATAAAATGCATTAATTTTGTTCATGTTATTCTTCAGGAATTCCACGCATGTTAGACAAAATACAAAGTTTATATTTTTCTCATAATATAATACAGATTTGGAGACTGTTTGCATTATCTAAATATGTGTAACCCATAGAGATTAGTACGAGAATTCAATTTTTTGCAAAAAATATTTATTAATCATGGGAACAAAAAAATTTCACAAACTATCTCTTATTAACCCATGTCATAGGTATTACAAACAAAATTCATAGACATACAATTCAGCCTCATGTTGCTTTTGGTTGATCAATAACAATACGACATGTATTCTATCATTATAGAATCTATCTACGCCTAAACATAGTCCCAATTATTGCTCTTTGTGAAATTGTAGAATCTATCTACGCCTTTGTTCTTCAAGAAATGTAATAGCAAATTGACGGTTGTTCCGCGCCACCAAAGTTTTTTGAATTGCTGTAATGAATGCCACAATTAATCACATCTACACGTAGTTCATGATATAATGAGAACAATCACGATTTAAATGTAACTAATTTTTTAGAATATACTTAAGTCCAAAATAATGGGTGTTGTGATGGAACATATTGAAGTGTATTGCGGTATGATCCGAAGACTCGAGGCACTCTAGAATTACACATTTAATTCTCCGTTACAAATCATTATAAAGCAAAACTTAGTGACGTATGTGTTTGCAAGGCGTAAAGACATGTTGTACCTTGTCTTCTGAACCGCCTAAACATAGTCCCAATTATTACATAATCCTCCTTAGTCAACGACCAGCGGAGTGCATTTTTGTTTAGTAGGTCACCCCAAACTTTAATGATATGTAAAGACCACCTAGGACATTGATTTTGGTAAGAATAGGTCAGTAATATATAGATTTGATATATACAATTAATGGAATATATACCTAGCATCCATTATAACAATGTTTCTGAATGGGCCCCACATTGTGCGATGAATTGTATCCAAGTGGACTACAATAGCCATAATGtctacaaaaataacaatttaTAAATGGATTAATACTGAATTTTGTGTAAATTATATTTTAATAATTTTAAGAGATCGATATATTCTTACCGACTAAAGTCCTATTTGGCAACTCGGCAATATCAGCAAGGTTCAAGAATATATGTTTTGGGAATGGCGCCATTTGAATTGGAACAATGTATGGCTACACGATAGTTTGTTGGTTAAGATACAATTCCATGGGACCATTTAGATGTCGAAAATTAAATTCACCCGGATGAAGACCAAACTTTACATTATGCATCTTATAAACATGCTTTTCATGGAGCAAATTGTCGAAATGTTTGACTGTCTCATACAAATATGTTATGGCCTCGATCTTGGCTCCCTAATAGTATTTCAGTAAGAGAAGAGgcgatggtatgaagatcgtgtaACTTTGAAAATGAAACTTAAAGAATTGTTGGCTTACATTGATGTCAGATAAAATGAAATGTTGTTTGTCACGATAACGTGGTTCAATCGGGATTAACTTCTACCCGAGCGACAATACTGTATTTTCGCGGTAGCCCATAAAAAATTTCATCACGGTAGTCATCGAACAACCTGAAGCTATATTAAACATACGACTAAATAACGGTCATAACTTTGATAGACAAATTTTATgtaaatatatttatataataaCTTACATAGACATCCGTTTTAGGCGGTCCGCTGCGGCTCTTTCATGGTTCAATACGACCGGTTCCATCAAAACCTTGTAGCCTTTAACataatttaaaatttaaatttaaatGGAACACATGTCTTTTGGTAATAAATTATTTTTAGTAATTGATAATGCAAGAGAAACTAATGATCAAAGAATACCTTGGAGAACTTCCTCAAATCCTGTTACACCTTGGGAAATTCGTATATGTATTTAATATTGTAtaatcataacttcagtttgttaAATAGCCATATAACGACATTCTTCGCGATACAAATGTTGAGAAGATGAAATAGTTCACTTGATGTTGGTGTTGACGTCTTGTGCTAAATTtaggggtgggggtgggggaggacaTCCTTGTTGTCTTTACGTTATTTGAGTATGTTAAGAATGTAAGGAGGAAATAACTAATCACAAGAATATATGTAATAATAAATATGTACTATATGAGATGTTGAAACACACTTGCTTTTTCCTGCATAAAGGGTTGCCTTATTTTTTTTCTTAATTTACTTGTATTTTTTAATGGTTTATGCCAGTCTGTAATTGACAAGGAGGAGGCAAGCAGATCATTTGCTGGAGTTAAACTCCACCAGCAGTCAACTAAGAGAAGTCTGCTTTGAACTTTCACACTGTCTTGTTAATACATTCAGTAAGTATGTGGACCTTATCTGctatcactacaccaaaatagtaaacttcctagagcctaaaccctaggaagttaggcctaaactctaggaagttagctaaactctcggaagttaagccatcccgtcggaagtttggctctcggaatttttttgtcggaagttagcttaacttcctagagccctctaggaagttaactaacttcctacagccaaaaAAGCCTCTCGGAAATTAGTAGCTTCACGTCGTCAGCTGACTAACTTTCTATGACTAATTTCCTACGGCTGGCTGTAGCCTAACTTCCTACAActtactgtagcccctaggaagttagctggctaacttcctacgacttaataagcctctaggaagttaatttgaccagcattacaaatgttgtttatttttattttacactatattccataacataacaaatatatcaatagctatatagcacaacatattttcacataaaacatctcacacacaatcacataacaatatttaaatgcatggtctcatcaattacatcacaaaagtctcatccatagtctcattaattacatcacaaaagtctcatccatagtcataataagacacatctcatcatccagtactaataagagacaatatctcatacatagtcataataaaagtctcaagtaatAGAACGCAATAACATTTAAGCTCACGGTCGCTGATCACCATCGGGTTACAGTGACgagtgatggtcgatacctccaCTAGTGAAGAGGGTTTCGACAAAGTTTAACCCGTCTTCTTGTTCATGCGtcggcaaggtagctggaggggtTTAATATACATGTATAAATGACATTTGCTAAGTTACatcataatataactaacaacaagtaaatgatgatgaatttgcatacctgatgttcggtagaTGGAGATGTAGGTATAGGTGGTGACGAGTGATGAATTTACATCATAATATCAACTCAAATTTGCGTCGCAAATTTCCAAAAAAGGGAAACCTGCACCATATATCACACGATACATGGTCAGGAAGTCAGTGTAACAAAAGTTTCTAGGTGTATTTAGTATACAATTTCAGCTCATACTTCTCTTCCTCGACTTCAAAGGTAATGGTATTGTTCTCTGAGCGAATGCTATTTGGAACAGTCTTCAAACCCTTATTATGTGAAGCATCAACATTCTTTTGATATTTTGTCCTACAGAATAAAAAACAACCAACTTAGAAAGATTTAAGCTGCTACCTGGTCTGCAGCTGTAAAGCCGAGCTGTTCAGCAGACCATGCAGCGCAAGCAAAAAGTGCAACCGTCTGTCCTTCGTGCTACGCTTGGTTGCAACCACTGTTGGTTACTGGTGTGGATGCTGCCGCTGTAGCCACTTATCCGCAGCACCCCTAAAGAACATTGTTTGGTCAAGCACATTGCACACTAAATTTGTACTGAAGAAATTAAAGTTTACTTGCAATGAAGAATAAATGCTAGCCTATATAATTTACTTGGTTGGCGGATGGCCACAAAAGCTTAGAAGATAATTTCTTTTGGAGGAGAAAAAGAGAAGACGTTAGGACATAAGAACGAAATTCTCAAAGCATAACTATCTTTCGAAAAGTATAAAATATAAAGATTAGCAAAGCTCACAAGATATCATATTCTACAGTTCTAgagaacaaccaactcgcctgcaAGTGCTACATACAGCAAACTATATCTACTTGGATGCCCTTTTCCTGCACTTGAGCTTCAAAACCATCCTGCCATGAAATTGTAACGCACACCAATTATCAGCTCGAAAGACTGCGTGCCAGTGCCTTAGCGCATTTGTTTGTGTTGGAAGGCATAGAGGGAGAGTCTACATCAGAAGGATCCAACTCGATGAATTCAGCAGTGAAAGGTTTCCTCCTGTTCTCCCATAGCTCACGGGCATAGTTGACACCCGATGCAGAGGCACCTGTTATAGAAATAATCAAATTAATTTGTTGAGAGTGTAACCAATAGACCATAGAGGGCTGAGGCTAGTGAAAGGCAGCCTACTGATGCCTATGTAGTGGCCAACCTGGGAATCACACCACTTGTCTGTATCCATTCCACCGTCGCAATATAGGCCACATACCTTAGGCATTTGGCAACCAATAAATGTAAAATTACTTTCAGGATTCTGCTCCGGAGTTTCTCGCTAATTTGGAATGAATTTAAGATCATAAAAGAGAGGAGCATATAGCAGACCGTAGCATAAGGAAAGGCAAAAAAATTTATGATGGCACTCTTGGCAAAATCATATAGATGAAGATGTGGAGATTGTGGTGGCACCGCTACATTCATCTCTGCAATTACATGTGAGCAGATTACCAGCGGCGAGGTCGAGACAGAACACGGGCGGATTAGTAGAGGGATGGGTGTACATGCACACCAATTGCTTTTGCAAAAAGTTACTAGGAATCGAATAGCCAGATAGCTTGAGGTAGTTTGCGAACTCGGTTTCGCACAGCTAACAGGGAATACCTGCTGGGCGCTCTTCGCCGGCGAAGAGGTCGGCGAAGGCCTTGGCACCTGGTGTAGGGAGGCGGTGGCGGGAGCCCAAGTAGAACCCGATTTGGGAAGGGGGAAGCTCGATCTGGGCTGAGAGTTGTCGGGATGTCGACGGTGAGAGACAGGCGGCGGCTACGACGTATGGACGAGAGAGTTGCGAGGAGGAGAACGAGGTCGGGGGCGGCGGTGGCCACGGCGGACGGGGCCAGAGGCGGGGACGGgaccgggggcgggcgcgggcggccgcgGCGTGGCGTGGGCGGCGGGGGCGGCTCCAAGAGATAGACGCGAGAGAGACGAGTTGTGAAAGGTTAGAGAagagccagccgtaggaagttagcttttcgtttgactggtcaacagctgaaacctaacttTCTAGAGGAGGCCATAGAAAGTtagctgggcagctaacttccatgagtcagccgtaggaagttagcttttcgtttgactggtcaacaactgaaacctaacttcctagagaaggacgtaggaagttagcttcctagagccagccgtaggaagttagcttttcgtttgactggtcaacaactgaaacctaacttcctaggggaggccgtaggaagttagctgggtagctaacttcctagagccagccgtaggaagttagcttttcgtttgactggtcaacagctgaaacctaacttcctagaggaggccgtaggaagttatgtttatttcctagagctatCAGTTGCCTCttggaagttatttatttcctacggtttgttataaaagctgtaggaagttcaAAAACCGTacgaagtgtatgattttggtgtagtgtatGTGGTGAACTTCATGAGGTCTTCTGGTAAATTGATGGATGACACAAATATGATGGACATACTGATTGCTCTAAACATGTTTTGTCCAACCACACAAACAACAAGGCATATTATGCTCTATATAAGTACGTTATTTTAATGTTTTGCTTCATTTCGAATACTCAAAACTTCTTTGGATTAGCAAAATTTATACCATTTTGAAGGTTGACCTGTATCTACATATTGCCACATGTATATCAAAGACATGTAATATTGCTCATTAACTTGCATTTTTTGCATAGTTAGATAAAATGTAGCTTATTTTTCTTTATTAAATGAAATATGTATTATTTAAAAGTAATATTTATATATAGAATACAACCTTATCTTTATATTTTCTTGGTTCACCATGGAAGTCATCAATCTCCTTGGATTGTGTATTTCCATCCATAGTAAAATGGAAACTTAATGGCACCTTTCCTTTTCCTATGGTGAAACAACAATACACACAGATGTTATTATATGAAATTCAAAGAGTTGCCTTTTGATTTGTGGCAAATCCTAACCGCTTTTTAATTGCTCTTTACAGAAGGCTCATATTCCAAATGCTCCTTTGGAAATTAAGACGGATGATATGGATGTCAGTCAGTTTTTGCATCAGCTAGCCATTGCATGCCATGCTTTATCTGATTGTGTTAAGGACTGTAATGATCTCAAAAAAACATTGATGAGCATGACTTTTCAGTTGAACAGAAAGCAACCGAGCTATTTGATGTTATGTCCACCTTAAAGACTAGGTTTACTTCTCAGCATAATGAGTTGGAATCTTTGAGAGCGAAATTTGTTGAACTACAGTAAGAGATGAAATAAAGAGACAAGGAGATTGTATTTGAACAAAGGAGTATGAGCTTGCTATATGAAGCATGCACAAGTTCAGTTGCTGAGATTGAAGGAATTAGTGATATATATCCTGGTAAACACAGCTATGTTGTTGAACATTCTGCAGATGAATGTATAAAATTAATCGTTGAACAGTTAGTTATGGCTGTAAAAACTTCTCAGAACAGTAATGAAGGTAGCACAAAGGAGCTGAAGGCTATTGTTCTTGAGTTGCAGCATGAGCTTCAAGCTAAAGATGTCCAAATTAGCACAATCAGTTTTGATCTATCATGTCAGTTAAGGGCGGTTGAATCTTCTGCAAAGCAGTTCTTAGTTGATCTTGAAGATGCAAGAATGGAGCTCCAAAATTTGGAGAAACAAGTTGGTGTGTTGCTAAATCAGAAGAAGAATTTAGAGACTCAATTAAATGAGCTTAAAAATATGGAATCAATGGCAAGTGAGCAACGTGGAAGAATTGAGAAATTGACTGATGAATTAAGCAGAAAAGATCAAGGTGAGCTGTCAGAACATTTTGGTTCAATTACTTGTGTTTTGGTCACTGCTACACATTTTCATGTAATTTTAAATAACAAAAAAACATTTGTTCCTTTGATTTATATGCTTTTTATATGTTCTGCAGAAATTGAATGTTTGGTGCAAGCACTCGatgaagaagaaaaagagctTGAAATCTTGGAGAATAAAAGCCTTCAGTTGGAGCAAATGCTACAAGAGAAAGAATTTGCCTTGAAGACCTCAGAAGTTTCTAGGACCAAAGCTTTGTCAAAACTTGCAACGACTGTTGACAAATTTGATGAGCTACATAGCTTGTCTGAGAACCcactacaggaaacacctaaattttcgtgggccaaaaacccacgaaaataagcgtaaaccgacgaaaatagccgccgaaaatttgttcgacgaaaataggcaactatttcgtcggtaccgacgaaaatgacctattttcgtcggcttccccaaggccgacgaaaataggtgctCACCTGGGTATTTGCGTCGGCctcggtggccgacgaaaataggagctttattttcgtcggccccggtggcccacgaaaatagcttGCGGCCTGCATGTATTTTCGTCGACCTCCaaacaggccgacgaaaattcatgataccccccccataatagatttttctgcaccttttaattcacagcaaaatgcACATAATCCACAATCACATATGCAGATTTCACAAGCAATACAGATTTCACAAACCACATTCACAAGCAATACCATATAtatagtccatagtccatacatagtccatagtccatacatagttttaataccataatcacatccataataaagtctatacatagtccatacatagtccataaacaaactcactactcactcctgcgggctgtgggagttttggccacaccctcctccgccaccaggaaggtggccactccctccagaaccatggacgaggaagtcttggacgttgacagcaccctccgatccctgagcatgtgacactgaaccctgcaattcatcaatcattcaaataaggctgtgttttgctatccctatacctatacattgctatgtttggtcactatttgcataaaactaaacatggtacGTCACCTATGATCCATGGTGatgaggaggctgtgcatgcatccacgggtagtgttgtgctggccacccctgaggtggtggcacccaccccgtcggtgacggtgccatccacgcttgaaatggctgagagcccgccagTGGCTGGGAGACCgatggcacccatcccgggactggctgcgatccttggggtggtggagctgtccaagtgcctggaggtgcctacgtccacccaacaccggtccacagtggctgcgacgctggagcttgtcctggccactgtccccatccttgtgccagcgagccatttttgataataaaaaaagagttgctatggaattgaagtgttcagatagtgttacctggggagggcgaaaaacgggcaagttcatatcagggccgagtcgagtagtcatttcctgcaaatggatgaaacgttagaatcacaacattatactttgaattcaatgacacgtgatgagatagacgaattacctgaaaataagaagccatatactgcgtcagctgtccgacctgctcctgcgctgctcgagcctgctcctgtggtgcccgagtctcctcctccagctgagcctctcgagcagacctggaggagcgagaactccctgccgaagacgatgccttcccttgacctattgtcctgttatactccacaacgccggtgccaaaggcaaacctacatgatacacatagttgagccattaagtggacacattcttgttaatgaaattgtcgaatcaaacacaaacacctcacctgccatgctttctacccccaccactgtggtacaacgccgaggcatctaagtctgaatgcatccagtcgaagtcaagcccatggcgttgagtcatttcctccccatatgcattttgcaaagaaagttagagttggagttagacacaaaacatgcaatttatttcgtaaatacaaacttgtttaccattttctcccttgccgcctcgctgcatagcacatcagggttcgccgaatcagggccacggtgaccacggacgtaaacctccataaaacttggagcaactccactttcagcttcctgcatgaaaaagaagagttaaaccatagaattttcatagatgtaacatacaagtttgatttatatacttaccatgcggcgtgcggtaccaaggtgtccatcggcgtcgTACCTGTGCCTCagaccttcagtgccacggttggcacggtgcttctgggactctgcaatccactcaggcgacgcccatctcttagccaaccacctctaggcttccatgtccttcgcaagccaatccacaatgctctccaggtactgctcctctgtgaggtagatctctttGGCCCCTTTTGATTTGCTCatgttctgcccctttatcttcttgtagtagtagttgtcggccgcgatgcgagcattatacatggcatccttgatgaccttatcagcgcacttccgaaagtgcctcttcacacgtgcccactgagcctgatcctcctcgatctcattcggcaattggaacctctccTACATATCAACAGAgatgttaagttaaagtaagattaggagaagcaataatttagtgaattgcttatatacgaaagcaaactcacctagaactcgtcccacacagccacctgacaagtccttcgtctttgtttcgaacttccccctccgctactgctttcccctggctcccctggctggacatagtccttcagacccagtcggcccactgcatagcagcgaacctctcgccattgagctccaccatgccagggtagtagaagcgacagaggctacccaacaccgcgttcaccttgggacgtctgcatgtaccatcccaagtcaagtcttcccatgacctacaaacattaataaaacaagtaaaccagtgcaatcacattgttggggcgaaggcaaagacgccacccttcgctcgaggccttcgctgcagtcgctggtctaacagagacaaaacgggcagggacacccttcgctctattcggcaccagacgaaggcctgcgacggcgtcatcccacagtgcagcctcgcccagctcagaggcccacgtgcgatccggcccattgtaacgggccctgcgtggccgccgcgtgttacgggcctaatttgtgaaggcatccctgtaattacagtctgtaaccctgctttatgggaatattctggggataacctaggtagctgagggcacatgcatccttaacacaaggcgctgggcgctcaggtacctataaatacccccgcacagtgcccgtgagaggccagattaatagagctattgccatattgcgcgtaaccctgttgacgtcattgttcacccttgttggccccccttgcgaccgagagcaagtgccaacatttggcgcccaccgttcgtgctacgagaaaaccacccgcgatggcacccaagagagctaacccgaaggctgacgaggctgcgaaggcagcactgctagccgcaagaaagggcaaggccctcgccctcacccaattcacccaccaagaggccactgaagacgacaccctccgcacc contains these protein-coding regions:
- the LOC109941124 gene encoding LOW QUALITY PROTEIN: centrosome-associated protein CEP250-like (The sequence of the model RefSeq protein was modified relative to this genomic sequence to represent the inferred CDS: deleted 1 base in 1 codon; substituted 1 base at 1 genomic stop codon) gives rise to the protein MSLLYEACTSSVAEIEGISDIYPGKHSYVVEHSADECIKLIVEQLVMAVKTSQNSNEGSTKELKAIVLELQHELQAKDVQISTISFDLSCQLRAVESSAKQFLVDLEDARMELQNLEKQVGVLLNQKKNLETQLNELKNMESMASEQRGRIEKLTDELSRKDQEIECLVQALDEEEKELEILENKSLQLEQMLQEKEFALKTSEVSRTKALSKLATTVDKFDELHSLSDDLLADVENLQLQLQERDSETSFLRKEVTKSTNELLTTXESNKNYSSQLNGFMKWLERELLQFGMHLVSMLSAIYKC
- the LOC103632650 gene encoding mRNA cap guanine-N7 methyltransferase 2, with product MNVAVPPQSPHLHLYDFAKSAIINFFAFPYATVCGLYCDGGMDTDKWCDSQVGHYIGISASASGVNYARELWENRRKPFTAEFIELDPSDDGFEAQVQEKGIQVDIVCCM